Proteins encoded within one genomic window of Triticum aestivum cultivar Chinese Spring chromosome 2D, IWGSC CS RefSeq v2.1, whole genome shotgun sequence:
- the LOC123049523 gene encoding uncharacterized protein produces the protein MLCAPPQTLRPSRPLLPPPRCSGSAQPSPSSAGNIRRQVLQPEGRAKLDPRSDRDFYAFPRLVKHVDDGFLATLTDLYRERLRPESDVLDLMSSWVSHLPPEMRFRRVVGHGLNAQELAKNPRLDYFFVSDLNREQRLELESASFDAVLCTVSVQYLQSPEKVFAEIYRVLKPGGVCIVSFSNRMFYEKAIGAWREGSAYSRVQLVTQYFQCVEGFTQPEVVRRLPPSDAGGKSGSSPLEALMRLFGQANSDPFYALISYRNFKPM, from the exons ATGCTCTGCGCTCCGCCGCAAACGCTGCGTCCGTCGCGGCCGCTCTTGCCCCCGCCCCGATGCTCCGGCAGCGCACAGCCGTCGCCGTCCTCGGCCGGGAACATCCGGCGGCAGGTGCTCCAGCCCGAGGGCCGCGCGAAGCTGGACCCGCGCTCCGACCGCGACTTCTACGCGTTCCCGCGCCTCGTCAAGCACGTCGACGACGGCTTCCTCGCCACGCTCACCGACCTCTACCGGGAGCGGCTGCGGCCGGAGTCGGACGTGCTGGACCTCATGAGCTCCTGGGTGAGCCACCTGCCTCCGGAGATGCGGTTCCGGCGGGTCGTCGGCCACGGGCTCAACGCGCAGGAGCTGGCCAAGAACCCGCGCCTGGACTACTTCTTCGTCAGTGACCTCAACCGGGAGCAGCGGCTGGAGCTCGAGAGCGCCTCCTTCGACGCCGTGCTCTGCACCGTGAGCGTGCAGTACCTGCAGTCGCCTGAAAAA GTTTTCGCGGAGATCTACCGGGTGCTGAAGCCGGGCGGGGTGTGCATCGTGAGCTTCAGCAACCGGATGTTCTACGAGAAGGCGATCGGCGCGTGGCGGGAGGGGTCCGCCTACAGCCGCGTCCAGCTCGTGACGCAGTACTTCCAGTGCGTCGAAGGGTTCACGCAGCCGGAGGTGGTCCGAAGGCTGCCCCCCTCGGACGCCGGCGGCAAGTCGGGCTCGTCGCCGCTGGAGGCCCTGATGCGGCTGTTCGGGCAGGCGAACTCTGACCCGTTTTACGCGCTCATCTCGTACAGAAACTTCAAGCCCATGTGA